From the Nostoc sp. PCC 7107 genome, the window AGCCCATTAAACTTAGATGAATGCTGACGACTTTTTTAACCAAGGGTTTAACAAAAATTTGCAAGGAGACTTTCAAGGAGCGATCGCAGATTATACGGAGGCTATTCAGCTAAAACCTAACTTTGCTGAAGCCTATTATAATCGCGGCAATATTTTTTATAGCTCACTCCGAGATTATCGTGCAGCGATCGCCGATTTCCACAAGGCAATTCAACTTAAACCTAATTTTGCTGAAGCTTATCATAACCGAGGCAACACGCTTTACTCTCTAGCAGATTATGAAGAAGCGATCGCTAATTATGAATGGGCATTAGCCATCAATCCCAAATTAGCAGAATCCCATCACGGTCGCGGAAATGTTTACTGTGCGTTAGGAGAGTATGATCGAGCGATCGCTGATTATCACCAAGCGATCGAGATTAATCCTGAATTAGTGACACATATAGATTTTGACATAGCGCGAGCTTTTCATTATCGGGGTGTAGCTCGCAGTGAAAATGGCGATTATCAAGGCGCATTAGCAGATTTTCAGCAAGCATTACAGTGGTATCCCCAATATGCTGCCGTTTACAGCAGTCGAGGGAATATTTTCCATATTTTAGAAGAATATGAGCAAGCGATCGCCGATCATGAACGAGCATTACAGCTAGATCCTCATTTAGTGGAGGCTTATCATTATCGAGGTAATACTTGCTATGCTTTAGGCGACTATCCAGGTGCAATTGCTGATTATAATCGCGCCTTACAAATTAACCCACATTTTGCCCAGGCGTACTACAATCGCGGACTTGTTCGTTCTTACCTCAAAGATTATCCAGCGGCGATCGCGGACTTTAACCAAGCTCTGCAATTAAATCCTGATGATGTGCAAGCATACTACGAACGGGGATTAGTCCGGGCAACTTTAGGCGATTTTCCAGGTGCGATTACCGATTATGAACAAGCACTAGCAAAAAATCCGACTTTAGCTTTAGTCTACGGTTTTTTGGCTCATGCCCGTTGTCAGTTGGGTGACTATCAAGGCACAATCGCCGATAGCAATCACATATTGCAAATTCACCCCGAATATGCAGAAGGATACTGCGATCGCGCTACGGCTCGTCGTTGTTTAGGCGATTATCAAGGAGCAATTTTAGATTACAATCGTGCCTTGCAACTCCACCCTAATTTAGCTACAGCATACTATGGTCGTGGTTTAGCCCGCGAAGCTCTGCAAGATTATCTCGCAGCAGTAGAAGAATACGCCCAAGCAATCAAAATCGATCCTGATTTTTCTCCAGCTTACTGTAACCGGGGTAATGCCCTCCGCCTTTTAGGTGCTGAACAAAGAGCTTTAGCTGATTACAATCAAGCCATCAAAATCAACCCCAGTTTAGTAGAGGCTTATTACAATCGGGGTTCCCTGCACTATGCTTTGCAAGACTATCATGGTGCAATTGCCGATTACACCACAGCTTTGCAAATTAACCCTAACTCAGCAGCATTTTACAGCGATCGCGCCAGTGCTTACTATGCTCTGCAAGATTATCAAAAGGCGATCGCCGATTATAATCAAGCCATTGTCCTTGACCCCAGTTTTGCCGAAGACTGGTATCATCGCGGACGTAGCCGTTTGCTATTGGGCGACTTACAAGGCGCATTAGCTGACTTAAACCAAGCCTTGCAACGTCAACCTCATTGGGCTTCAGCTTATATGTTACGCGCTGATGTCTACCGCCAACTAGAAGATTTTCAAGGTGCGATCGCTGATTTTCAACAATCTGCCAACATCTATTATCAAGAAGGAAACATTGAGTATTATCAACAAATGTTAACAGCGATCGCCCAACTAAAATCTAACGTCTAAAGCGAGGAAATTTTCTCCTTAATTAGCTAGATTGAGGCAATTTTTGCATAAAGTCTATGTTTATTTTGTAAATTACTGGTTTGACATAGATTTCTCAGCTATTATGATTGATTAGCGTATAGTTTTGTTGTTTTTTGGGAAAGGCGGAGAGCAGATATAAATCAAGCATCCGCCATTTATTTTTTCAAGTAATTTGACGAATCATAGCA encodes:
- a CDS encoding tetratricopeptide repeat protein, with translation MNADDFFNQGFNKNLQGDFQGAIADYTEAIQLKPNFAEAYYNRGNIFYSSLRDYRAAIADFHKAIQLKPNFAEAYHNRGNTLYSLADYEEAIANYEWALAINPKLAESHHGRGNVYCALGEYDRAIADYHQAIEINPELVTHIDFDIARAFHYRGVARSENGDYQGALADFQQALQWYPQYAAVYSSRGNIFHILEEYEQAIADHERALQLDPHLVEAYHYRGNTCYALGDYPGAIADYNRALQINPHFAQAYYNRGLVRSYLKDYPAAIADFNQALQLNPDDVQAYYERGLVRATLGDFPGAITDYEQALAKNPTLALVYGFLAHARCQLGDYQGTIADSNHILQIHPEYAEGYCDRATARRCLGDYQGAILDYNRALQLHPNLATAYYGRGLAREALQDYLAAVEEYAQAIKIDPDFSPAYCNRGNALRLLGAEQRALADYNQAIKINPSLVEAYYNRGSLHYALQDYHGAIADYTTALQINPNSAAFYSDRASAYYALQDYQKAIADYNQAIVLDPSFAEDWYHRGRSRLLLGDLQGALADLNQALQRQPHWASAYMLRADVYRQLEDFQGAIADFQQSANIYYQEGNIEYYQQMLTAIAQLKSNV